A genome region from Coffea arabica cultivar ET-39 chromosome 7e, Coffea Arabica ET-39 HiFi, whole genome shotgun sequence includes the following:
- the LOC113702410 gene encoding uncharacterized protein, whose product MAISVRVSSESLFVKTVCAIVVKGHWDDILKPKIGSFVSSSTINQALISLSSYGFSLSWSFYKWVETIPDYNHSLQSCWTMICVLTKQKHFKSAHAMLERIALKDFLSSPTVLNALVSGCDSPDVNSHVLSWLVIFYANSKKTQDAVQVFEHMRLCGFKPHLHACTVLLNSLVKDRLCDTVWKLYRKIIKAGVVPNLHIYNVLIHACCKSGDVEKAEELLREMEFKAVFPDLITYNTLISLYCKKGMHHEALCVQDRMKSGGVCPDIFTYNSLIYSYCRESRMREAHRLFKEIKGVTPNQVTYTTLINGYCRVNDLDQALQLRDTMEAKGLYPGVVTYNSILRKLCEDSRIKDANRLLNEMNGKKVEPDNITCNTLINAYCKIGDMRSALMVRSKMLGAGLKPDSFTFKALIHGYCKVKDVNGAKDILFEMLAAGLSPSYCMFSWLVDFYCNQDDEKAIIKLPDELSGRGLCIDISVYRALIRRLCKREKVDCAEKVFITMNEKGISGDSVVYTSLAYAYFKEGNMVAFSSLSHEMYRRRLMVTLKIYKSFSASFANDGSCLNTFWDNLVHRGLISKTTQIHIQELKINEG is encoded by the coding sequence ATGGCTATCTCCGTTAGGGTAAGCAGTGAAAGTCTATTTGTCAAAACTGTGTGCGCCATTGTGGTGAAGGGTCACTGGGACGATATTTTGAAGCCCAAGATTGGTTCTTTTGTGTCTTCAAGTACGATCAATCAGGCACTTATTAGCCTTTCGTCATATGGGTTTTCTCTTTCTTGGTCATTTTATAAATGGGTTGAAACCATTCCCGATTACAACCATTCTTTACAGTCTTGTTGGACAATGATTTGTGTGTTAACTAAGCAAAAGCATTTCAAGTCTGCACATGCTATGCTTGAAAGGATTGCGCTTAAAGATTTTTTGTCATCGCCAACGGTGTTGAATGCTCTTGTGAGCGGTTGTGACAGTCCAGATGTGAATTCTCATGTTTTGAGTTGGTTGGTGATATTTTATGCTAATTCTAAAAAGACACAGGATGCCGTTCAAGTGTTTGAGCACATGAGGCTATGTGGGTTTAAACCTCATTTGCATGCTTGTACTGTCCTGTTGAACTCTTTGGTCAAGGATAGATTATGTGATACAGTGTGGAAATTATACAGGAAGATCATAAAAGCTGGGGTCGTTCCAAACCTGCATATATACAATGTGTTGATTCATGCTTGTTGCAAGTCCGGGGACGTGGAGAAAGCAGAAGAGTTATTGAGAGAAATGGAGTTTAAGGCTGTATTTCCTGATCTAATAACGTATAATACGTTAATCTCTTTGTACTGCAAAAAGGGCATGCATCATGAGGCTTTGTGCGTGCAGGATAGGATGAAATCTGGGGGTGTTTGTCCAGATATCTTTACCTATAATTCTCTCATTTACAGTTATTGCCGGGAAAGTAGAATGAGGGAGGCTCACAGGCTTTTTAAGGAAATTAAAGGGGTTACACCAAACCAGGTTACATACACTACCTTGATCAATGGATATTGCAGAGTGAATGATCTTGATCAAGCTTTACAATTGCGTGATACCATGGAGGCTAAGGGGTTGTATCCTGGTGTTGTGACTTATAATTCAATTCTTCGCAAACTGTGTGAAGACAGTCGGATAAAGGACGCAAATAGACTGTTGAATGAGATGAATGGGAAAAAGGTTGAACCTGATAACATCACATGTAATACTTTGATAAATGCCTATTGCAAAATTGGAGATATGAGGTCTGCTTTGATGGTTAGAAGTAAGATGTTAGGGGCTGGATTGAAACCTGACTCTTTTACTTTTAAGGCATTAATTCATGGGTATTGCAAAGTGAAGGATGTAAATGGCGCTAAAGATATATTATTCGAGATGCTTGCTGCAGGACTGTCTCCTAGTTATTGCATGTTCTCTTGGCTTGTAGATTTTTACTGCAACCAAGATGATGAAAAAGCAATAATAAAATTGCCAGATGAACTTTCAGGGAGAGGTCTTTGTATTGACATCTCTGTATACAGGGCACTTATACGACGCCTGTGTAAGCGGGAAAAGGTTGATTGCGCCGAGAAAGTTTTTATCACTATGAATGAGAAGGGAATATCAGGAGATAGTGTGGTATACACTAGTCTGGCTTATGCTTACTTTAAAGAGGGAAACATGGTCGCATTTTCAAGTTTGTCACATGAGATGTATAGGAGACGGTTGATGGTAACTCTCAAAATCTACAAAAGCTTTAGTGCTTCTTTTGCTAATGACGGAAGCTGCCTAAATACCTTTTGGGACAATTTGGTCCATAGAGGCTTAATTTCTAAAACTACTCAAATTCACATTCAAGAGTTGAAAATAAATGAGGGTTGA